Below is a genomic region from Coprobacter tertius.
CGCAAAATGTGCGTCATCTCCTATTCCGCAAATAAGGTTATATTTATCTATTCCTTTTTGTAATTCGGCGTAGGGTATATCCGGACGCCATTTGGGAGTCATACGAGACATAAAATACATCCATCTTCCGGCAAAGGCATCATGAGGATCTACATAGACCGGGTGATTTTGCATGAGAGATACGAAATTCGTACACCATCCGTCGAGTCCGTAAAAGTGACCGTCGGGATGATTCGGTATTGGTTTCCACGCTTTTTCGGGGGGAACTACACGTCCGTAATCATCTTCGTTTAAAGAACCTTCTTTCTTTATTTTTTCATCTATTTGCTCCAGCTTCTTTTTACGAAGCCAGTCGATCAGCGGTTGATATCTGAAATTTTCCATAGTAATTAATTTTTATATTGGTTAGCGATAGAGTTCAGGTATTTAAGTTTCTTATCGGATAGCCGAGGAGTAGATGCAAAAATATATTTCATTCCCAGGTTATCGTATTTGTAGGATGCCATGGGATGAAACGGCAATAATTCATAATCTTCGGCATGATGCATTTTCCCGGCAAAGCGGGACATTTTGATGATTGTTTCCTCATCATCGTTTACTCCCGGTATTACTGGAGTGCGTAATCGGTATGAAATTCCCGATTTATCGAGTCGTTGGATATTTTCGAGTATAAGATTGTTGTCGGCACCGGTCCAGTATAAATGTTTTTCTCGATCGATATGTTTCAGGTCTGCCATTACATGGTCGATATACGGAAATATTTTTTCATAAAGATGCCATGATAATGAAAGGTTGGTTTGCAGAACCACATGTATTCCTTTTGAAGATAATAGCCGGGCGAGAGCAGTCGTAAAAGCCGGTTGTATCATGGGTTCTCCTCCCGATAAAGTTACTCCTCCACCCGATTCACGGAAAAAGGGAATATCTTTTTCCACGGAGGAATATATCTCTTCCGGAGTATATCGTGTTCCGATCAGTGTGTGGGCTCCCGTATAACAGGCTTTTGCACATTTTCCGCATACGATACATTTCCGAGTATCTCTTATAATCTTTCTCCCGATTACTTCCAGTGCATTTTCTTTGCACGTATCTATACAGGTACCGCATCCGATACATTTGGAAGCGATCCATTCCATTTGAGGTTTTATTTTGAACGTTTCAGGGTTATGGCACCATTTACAACTCAGGTTACAACCTTTCATAAATACGGTTGTGCGTATTCCCGGGCCGTCGTGAAGCGACATCGGTTGCAAATGTGTTATCCATCCGTATGTGTTATCGTCTGAATTTTTCATTAATTATTGAATCAGATTGTATGTGTATGTAAACTTTTATAATAAAAATTGTATATTCGTGTCGTTAAAACATTTATTATTCGCATGAAAAGGACTTCGCTGAAAGATATTGCCAATGCCGTAAATTTGTCGAAAACTACTATTTCGCTGATCCTTAACGGTAAAGCAAAAGAAAATAATATCAGCGATGAGACGGTAAACCGAGTTCTTGCCGTTTCCCGCAAGATGAATTATTCTCCCAACAGTCTGGCGCGTAGTCTCAGTATGGGCCGGTCTAAAACGATCGGGTTGATAGTTCCTTATATTACCGACTCTTTCTTTGCACGGGTAGCCCAGGTTATCGAACGGCAATGCTCGAGTAAAGGATACACACTGATTTATTGCAGCAGTGAGGAAAGTGCCGAAAAAGAACGTTCCCAAATAAATGCTTTGTTAGCCAGACAAATAGATGGTTTGATTATTGCCTCTTCATGTCGTAACGGAGAAGATATCGCACTTCTGAAGAATAATAATTTTCCTCTTGTGCTTATCGACCGCTATTATCCTGCGATAGAAACGTCACATGTGACGGTAGAAGACGAGCCTGGAGCATTTCGGCTCGTATCATATTTAATTGATCGTGGACACCGTCGTATAGCAATGGTATCTGTATCTTCCGAGTTACTCCCTATCGATAACCGACAAAAAGGATATCGTCGAGCTTTGGAATCGGCTGGTATCGAATACGACGAAAGAATGATATTCGAAGCTGATAATGCCGATCATGAAGGCTCGGTAAGACGATCGATTGATGCGATGTTATCGATGTCAGAGCCGCCCGATGCGATATTTTTTGCAAACCATCTTCTGGCTGCAGTTGGTTTCAAAGTGTTGAAGTCGAGAGAAATCGCTATTCCTTCTCGTATGGCTATCTGCTGTTTCGGTGACTCTTCGTATCTTGAGCTGCTCGAACCTTCGATAACCGCGATTCCCATGCCGTTTGAGGCGATAGGAAATGAAGCTTTACGTATATTGCTGGATCAGATAGAGAGCCCGGAAACTTCTTGTTATGAACAGATCGTTTTACCGGTTACCGAGATTATTCGTCAATCTACTTGATGTTTTTTACAGATTCATTTTTTCTTTTATCAGCTCATTTAAGTATTTAATGCTGGTTTGACTGAGGTTATAAAATTCGAAATCCCATAAATGTGTTTGTGCATTTTCGATGATAATGACTTCAGCATCTTCTGTTTGTCCTATGTTGTGCCAGCAATTTGCAGGGATTGTATAAATAATTCCCGGTTGCATATCGGAGATTTCATATTCGATCATATCTTCTTTTATACGAGCGGCGACAAGAGCGGCTCGTCCTCGGGCAAGAATAAAAGATTCGTCGGTAAAATGATGTATATCGAGACGGTGTATATCGAAAAATCCTCCTCCTTTTTGATGTTTGAGTATTGCTACCTGCCATTGAGGTGTTACGTGTAAAGGATGATATCCTGCTAAATGTGACTGGTCGGTTTTTATGAGTGCGTTGTTTTCCATATAGATTAATTTTAGGATACTAAACCGGTTTAGCTATAGCGCAAATGTAAGGATAATATTATAATGGGAAATAACCTTTAATAATATTTAACTTCAAAAAATATCAAGTAGCGCTATAAAATAAATTGTGGATTTACGTAAAAAAAGAATTTTAAAATAATTATACAAATAAGTTAGGATATGTATAAAAAGTTTATCTACATTTGTGTGTACAGACGGTAGAACAAAATCCCGATAAAATTACTCAATGTCTTACAAAAAAATCGCCGATTTTTTTGTAATTAATGTGTCTTTATTTGAGAAAAATAATATTATAATAATATATATTGTATGCTTTTCTCGGGTGTCATTGCAAAATAGAACTATGCATAAAGTTGCAGATTGATATAGTTCTCGGAGTTTTAAGAAGTATTGAACAATGGGTCGGAGTCGAATGAAGATATCCGACCCATTTGCTTTTTATAAAAAAATATATAAACTGTTATAAGGAATTTCCTGTTAAGTACATAACCATTTTATTGTTTTGCTAACTTTGAAAAATAAAAGATAGTTTTTTACGGAATCTAAAAATATTAGGATATGATGCATAGAAACCGTCATAATTATGTGATATATATAACGATGATGATCGTTTTTGGAGCTCTCATCTTTTTTGCTTTGGCACATGGAGAAAAGTTCAGCCATATCGAACCGGCTTTGAGGCATTCGCGTAATGTTTCGCCTTTCGGCATGTTTTTGCAGGTTATTACTCATAATTTACAACATCCGATTGTTATATTGTTATTTCAGATTATTGTCATACTGGTTGTTGTAAGATTGTTTTCTTTTTTATTCAAATATATCGGGCAACCGGGAGTGATCGGCGAGATTGTTGCGGGAATTGCGTTGGGCCCCTCCTTATTAGGCCATTTTTTCCCCGAAATAGCTGTCGCTATATTTCCACCCGATTCTCTTGGAAATCTCGAATTATTAAGTCAAATCGGCTTGGTACTGTTTATGTTTGTAATCGGTATGGAGCTTGATTTCGGAATATTAAAAAATAAAATGAACGAAACGCTGGTAATTAGCCATGCGGGTATTGTGGTACCGTTCTTTTTGGGTATTTTATCGTCTTTTTGGGTATATGAAGAATATGCTTCGACACAAACCGATTTTTTACCGTTTGCTCTTTTTATGGGTATATCCATGAGTATTACGGCATTCCCAGTGTTAGCCCGTATCGTACAGGAGCGGAATATGGCCAAAACCCAGTCCGGGATATTGGCTTTGGCATCGGCTGCAAATGATGATGTTACAGCTTGGTGCTTATTAGCTATCGTTATTGCTATTGCTCAGGCCGGGACATTCGTTAGCGCTTTGTTTACGATCGCTTTGACGGTGGTATACATATTATTTATGTTTATACTGGTAATGCCTTTTTTAAAAAAAATCGGGAATATATATGCCAATAAAGAGGTAATTAATAAATCGTTTGTGGGCTTTATTTTTCTTATTCTTCTGCTGTCTTCTGCTATTACTGAAACGATAGGCATACATGCTCTTTTCGGTGCCTTTATGGCCGGGGTGGTTATGCCTTCCAATATAGGATTCAGAAAAGTAATGATGGAAAAAGTAGAGGATGTAGCGACTGTAATATTTCTACCTTTATTTTTTGCTTATACCGGTTTGAATACACAGATCGGGGCAATAAATTCTCCTGAATTATGGGGTGTTTGTTTCTTTTTGGTCGCAGTATCTATTACCGGGAAATTGGGGGGATGTACTTTGGCAGCCCGTTCGGTAGGGGAAAAATGGAAAGACAGTATCGTTATCGGTACACTTATGAATACAAGGGGGTTAATGGAATTAGTCGCATTGAATATTGGCCGTGAAATGGGTATTTTATCGACCGAAGTATTTGCTATTTTGGTAATTATGGCTCTTACTACGACTTTTATGACTACACCTATTTTACATTGGGTAGAACGATGGAAGGGAAAAGATCGTAACAAGATGCCGGGAACGCGAAGGCTGATTTTAAGTTTCGGACGCCCTGAAACCGGGAAGTTATTATTGTCGGTGGCTAATATTCTGTTTGGACAACAATTAAAAAAGATAAATGTAATAGCGGCTCATTTTACGTTGGGAACCGATTTAAATCCGGTGAAAGCCCAGCAGTATGCTCGAGATAGTTTTATTCCTGTCAGTAAACAGGCTGCTGAGTATCATATACGTTTGGATAAGAGATATAAAGTGACCGATAAGCTGAATCAGGAAATCGTGCAGTTGGTGCATAACGAGCAGTCCGATTTGTTATTATTAGGTGCCGGACCTCACTTTATGGCCGAAGGACAAACTAATAATCATTCTAAAGGTATGTTATCTAATCTTTTAGGATTTTCCAGAATGATGAGTACGATACGCGAAAAGACAATGCATTTACCCGGATCGTTATTAAGAGAAAAAATAGAATGGATTATGGATCATACCCAAAGTCCGGTTGCTGTATTTGAAAATAGGGAATTAAAGAAAATTACCCGGGTTTCTTTGCTTATCGATACGGTCGATGATTTATTTTTGCTCGGCTATGCCGACGGAATATTCAGTGGGAAAATAGAGAATCTTACTCTACGTGTTTCGGAAGCTATGATCGGTAACGAACATTTGGAAGAAGCAATAGAAGCTGTAGATAAACGGTATGTTCCGAAACTGGGAATGGACACTTACGCACTAAGGGGGGTAGTTTGTCCTACAGGTGAAGATTTGCTCATTCTCAGTTATGATGCCTGTAAAAAGATTGCGACTAATACCGGGTGGTATGATTGTCTTCCCTCATTCCTGACGATACGACCTGCCAAAAAATCTTTCGATGCCGAAAGTTAAACGGATAAATATCGTAATAGAAGGGGCATTGAAAAAAGGAAATACATTTATTAAGGAAATCCCATTTAAAAATTATTTATCCTCATTTTTTAGAACTGTAAAAAAGAACGAGGGTTTAAAATTTCGATATAAACCTTCTTTTATAATATAAAGCTTACGCGGAATATGGCTTGTTATTGAAATGATAAATGTGTGTTAATTTATTTGTTGATGATTTTGTAAGAGGATACGTTGTCTATATTGTCGATGTTTACTACGTAGATTCCTTTCCCGGGTAAATTTATATAAGCGATTCCGTCATTTAATTGTCCTTGCCTAATGTTTGTTCCGTTCAAAGTAAAAACCGATATATTTCCATCTTGTCCTCCTTTAACGATTAATTGGTTATTATCTACGATCAGCCGGTACACAGAATCTTTCGATATGTTGGTAATACCGTCTTCCCCTTCACTGTATTTTAATTGAGGGAAATCGAATCCGTCGTTCATTTTCCAGACTGAAGCAAAATCCCAGCCGATATTTTCATAAGTGTCTCGACGACGGAGTTCGATAAGAGATTTCGGTTGTGAAACATTATCGACATAGACATATTTTATATCATCGCTATTTCTCGGCCCAGGATATTCCATTTCTTCATTATAGTAAGTATTCGATAATGTTTTTAACAAGCAATTATCATTCGATGCTCTTGCGATGAGTTTTCCCGGAAGTCCTCCATAAACTTTTTCAGCAGCGCATACGACATTGGCCAGTCCGCTTTTCCCATCTTCGAGCAGACCGTAAATACCTCCGGTATTGTTTCCGTTTCCGCTATACGGTCCGGTAACAGTCCCGGCAAAATAAGAATTTGCTACGAGTGTATTTGATACGGCTCCTACGAGTCCGCCTACCTGATAGTTATTGGATTTGATATTGCCGTGTACAAAACAATTTTCGATAAGTGTTTGTGAGTCGCTTACAGTGCCCCCTATTAATCCTCCGATATGATCGTTTCCTTCTATATATCCTCTTACTGACACTTGATGTATTTTGCCTCCGGTACTTTTTCCTACAAGTCCTCCGACATCGGCTTTTCCGGTAATATGTACATTTTCGAGATTGAGATTTTGTATTGTCGCGTTATTTATATATCCGAAAAAACCTTGGTTCGATGAGTTTTCCCGGTTGATCGTTACATTTTTTATGGTATGTCCCTGGCCGTCGAGTGTCCCAGTAAAGGGATTGTTCTGAGAACAGATAGCATCCCATGCGGTACCTTTCAGATCGAGGTTTGCGGCTAAAAAATAACAGGCATGGGGGAGGTTTTCTATTTTTCTAAGATCGTCTGTTGTATTTATTATCATATGCGAGAGGTCTTCATTTGAAAAAGATTCTATTTGAAGGGTAACAGGGGATAAAGATATATTTTCGTTTTTTGTTCCGGTATTTATTGTTATACGGGTGGTTCCGGTACCGAAAATTGTAATTTTATTATCATTTTTTGAGAATGAAGCTATATTGTTGTTATCGGAATTTACGGTTAAATCTTGTCCTAATGTGCTTCCGGTAAAGAATGGAATTTTATCGCCTTTTACTACGGTGTAGGAGGGTTGATAATTACCTATGATAACACTTTTAATGGGTAATGTTTGCCAGTTGAGAACAGGATAAGCATCATCATCGATGAATTTCCATTTCGACATATCCCACAGCAAAATATTCTGGTAAAAATCGAATTTTTTTAGGTCAGTTGCCGATACATTAGCTCCTTGTAGTTTGTTTTTCCCATATTGTGCGTTACTGGAGAGGACAGGGGCCAGATTAAGGAATGTATTTCCGATTTTCATATCGGTGCAGGCATAATTATTGCTTCGTATAAAAGTGTTGCTGCTACGGTCGTTACTCGCAATACGGGTAGGGATTGGCGATACGATGTAAGGCGACATGACTACGCAATTGGTAAGTTTTCCCGAAACATCGTCTCTATCGACAAGAGTAACGATACCTGCAGCATTTGTTTTTTCGCAAGTAATTACTCCCGAAAAATAACAATTTTCTATACTGGCATCTATCAATACCCCCATAATCCCTCCTGCCTGATGCTCTCTCGAATGTATTGTCGCAGATGAATAGCAATTTTTTATGATAGACGGTTCTGAAGGACTTCCCGGTATCGCCCTTCCTGTCGCGCCGACAATACCGCCAATATGATCACGCCCTTCTAAATAACTGTTACTTACATAACACTCTTCGATGGTTGTATTTTTAGCAAGGCCAACAATACCGCCGATATCTTCGTTTCCATTAAAAAAGGCGTCTTCTATTCCGAGCCGTTTAATTGTGGCACCTTCTGTATATGCGAACAGACCCAATTGGGCCTGTTCAGTATTACTATAACGAAGTCCTGAAATTATATGTCCGTTCCCGTCTAAAGTCCCGGTAAAACCTCTGATCGGAATCCATTCTCCTGTGACTTCTATATCGTTCATCAGTATATAATCCCCATCGGGATTGAGACGAATATCCGAAAGGTCATCCTGGCTTCTGATCTCATTATTTACATTTTTGATCATATCCCGGGAAACCGAAAATGGAGCATCTTCTTTATTAATTCCACGGGTCGTATTCGGGGTATTACCCATTTCGAAATGCAAGGTTCCGCCATTCATAATCTCATCATAAGTAAGCCAAGAACGGGTAAAGTTTTTACCGTTTAAAGAGGCCGACTGTATATAAATATTTTCGGGAGAGTTATTTTGAGCTTCGATAATCAGTTTTTTGCCGTTTTCGAGGTGTACTGTCATTTTGGGGAAGAGCGGACTACCGATGACATATTGGTCGGTACCGGGACATACCGAGTATAATCCCATAGCGCTGATGACATACCAGGAAGACATTTGACCCTGATCTTCATCGCCGGGATATCCGTCTTCGGTTGCGTTATATAAATCGGTCATTACTTTACGTACCCACTTTTGTGTTTTCCAGGGTTCTCCTGCATAATTATAAAGGTAAACCATGTGTTGAATGGGCTGATTTCCATGAGCGTACTGTCCCATATTAATCATTACCATTTCGGTCATTTCGTGAATGACATAACCGTAAGAGCCTACTTTAAAATCACTGGGTTCGGAAAATACCGAGTCTATTTTTGCTACGAAATTCTTGTCTCCTCCCATCAGATTTATCAGCCCTTGTATATCGTGCATTACCGACCAGTGCCAATGCCATGCACACCCTTCGGTAAACGGACCTCCCCATTCGATCGGAGAGAAATTGGGAGTCCATTCCCCATTACTTTGCCGCCCTCGCATAAATCGGGTAACGGGGTCGTAAACATTACGGTAATTAAATATCTGGTTTCCGAAAAATTCTTCGTATTCTCGATTTCCCGATAATCGGGCAACTTGCATTGCGCAAAAGTCGTCATAACAATATTCAAGTGTTTTAGCGGTGGCTTCACCTACTCCGGGATAGGGAATGTATCCCAGCCCGAAATAATATTCCCAACCGTCGCGTCCGATCGACGGTCCTCCGGGACCCTTAGCTGTTGCGTCGTGCTTCATGGCTTTGAGGGCTTTCAGTGGATCGAATGTACGTACCCCTTTTACATAAGCGTCGGCTAACAGAGAAAACGCATGATTTCCAATCATACCTCCGCTATGGCCGGGGAACGACCACGAAGGCAACCAGTTACTCTGATCATAAGCCTCCATGAGCGTACGCACATAGTCGCTGTGCATCGAGGGGTGTAAAATAAGATTTAGTGGAAATTGGGCTCTGAAAGTATCCCAAAAACCATTGTCGGTATACATGGTACCTTCGTGTATATTACCGTCATAAGGGCTGTAGTAGATCGGGTTGTTATTTTTATCTTTTTCGTAAAATTTACGGGGAAATAACATCGATCGAAAGAAGCAGGAATAAAATGTTTCGAGTTGTTCCTGAGTGGCACCTTCGATTTCTATTTTTCCTAATTTTTCATTCCAGGCTTTTTCGGCATTTTTTTTCAATTCGTCGAATGTTTTTCCTTTAAGTTCCTGTTCGAAGTTTAATTCGGCTTGTTCGTGACTGATAAAAGAAGATACGACTTGCGCTTCGACTTTTACTCCGGGTTCGAATTTTAAATAAGCCCCTGTATTGTCACTTTCACTTTCTGTAGAATTAAAATTGAGGGCGTAATCTTTGGTGCCGTCATAGGTGCCGTAAGCTGTAAATGGCTGATTGAATACAATGATGAAATAATTGGCAAAATTCGCCGGCACCGAACTGTTTGCATTTTTGCAATAGCCTATTACTTTTCGTTCTTCTGGGAAGATATGTACCATACTACCTCCGCTGTTACCATCT
It encodes:
- a CDS encoding cation:proton antiporter codes for the protein MMHRNRHNYVIYITMMIVFGALIFFALAHGEKFSHIEPALRHSRNVSPFGMFLQVITHNLQHPIVILLFQIIVILVVVRLFSFLFKYIGQPGVIGEIVAGIALGPSLLGHFFPEIAVAIFPPDSLGNLELLSQIGLVLFMFVIGMELDFGILKNKMNETLVISHAGIVVPFFLGILSSFWVYEEYASTQTDFLPFALFMGISMSITAFPVLARIVQERNMAKTQSGILALASAANDDVTAWCLLAIVIAIAQAGTFVSALFTIALTVVYILFMFILVMPFLKKIGNIYANKEVINKSFVGFIFLILLLSSAITETIGIHALFGAFMAGVVMPSNIGFRKVMMEKVEDVATVIFLPLFFAYTGLNTQIGAINSPELWGVCFFLVAVSITGKLGGCTLAARSVGEKWKDSIVIGTLMNTRGLMELVALNIGREMGILSTEVFAILVIMALTTTFMTTPILHWVERWKGKDRNKMPGTRRLILSFGRPETGKLLLSVANILFGQQLKKINVIAAHFTLGTDLNPVKAQQYARDSFIPVSKQAAEYHIRLDKRYKVTDKLNQEIVQLVHNEQSDLLLLGAGPHFMAEGQTNNHSKGMLSNLLGFSRMMSTIREKTMHLPGSLLREKIEWIMDHTQSPVAVFENRELKKITRVSLLIDTVDDLFLLGYADGIFSGKIENLTLRVSEAMIGNEHLEEAIEAVDKRYVPKLGMDTYALRGVVCPTGEDLLILSYDACKKIATNTGWYDCLPSFLTIRPAKKSFDAES
- a CDS encoding GH92 family glycosyl hydrolase; this encodes MRKILSILITFFLVATASADGLVDYVNSLQGTNSKFELTRGNTYATLAMPWGMNFWTAQTANNRDGWIYQYFKDEIKGFRQTHQCSSWTNDYAAFSLMPLSGTLIVDNTKRGQKFSHDNEIAKPHYYKVTFDNGLTTEMTPTERGVHFKFDFPTNKASYIVVDGNSGGSMVHIFPEERKVIGYCKNANSSVPANFANYFIIVFNQPFTAYGTYDGTKDYALNFNSTESESDNTGAYLKFEPGVKVEAQVVSSFISHEQAELNFEQELKGKTFDELKKNAEKAWNEKLGKIEIEGATQEQLETFYSCFFRSMLFPRKFYEKDKNNNPIYYSPYDGNIHEGTMYTDNGFWDTFRAQFPLNLILHPSMHSDYVRTLMEAYDQSNWLPSWSFPGHSGGMIGNHAFSLLADAYVKGVRTFDPLKALKAMKHDATAKGPGGPSIGRDGWEYYFGLGYIPYPGVGEATAKTLEYCYDDFCAMQVARLSGNREYEEFFGNQIFNYRNVYDPVTRFMRGRQSNGEWTPNFSPIEWGGPFTEGCAWHWHWSVMHDIQGLINLMGGDKNFVAKIDSVFSEPSDFKVGSYGYVIHEMTEMVMINMGQYAHGNQPIQHMVYLYNYAGEPWKTQKWVRKVMTDLYNATEDGYPGDEDQGQMSSWYVISAMGLYSVCPGTDQYVIGSPLFPKMTVHLENGKKLIIEAQNNSPENIYIQSASLNGKNFTRSWLTYDEIMNGGTLHFEMGNTPNTTRGINKEDAPFSVSRDMIKNVNNEIRSQDDLSDIRLNPDGDYILMNDIEVTGEWIPIRGFTGTLDGNGHIISGLRYSNTEQAQLGLFAYTEGATIKRLGIEDAFFNGNEDIGGIVGLAKNTTIEECYVSNSYLEGRDHIGGIVGATGRAIPGSPSEPSIIKNCYSSATIHSREHQAGGIMGVLIDASIENCYFSGVITCEKTNAAGIVTLVDRDDVSGKLTNCVVMSPYIVSPIPTRIASNDRSSNTFIRSNNYACTDMKIGNTFLNLAPVLSSNAQYGKNKLQGANVSATDLKKFDFYQNILLWDMSKWKFIDDDAYPVLNWQTLPIKSVIIGNYQPSYTVVKGDKIPFFTGSTLGQDLTVNSDNNNIASFSKNDNKITIFGTGTTRITINTGTKNENISLSPVTLQIESFSNEDLSHMIINTTDDLRKIENLPHACYFLAANLDLKGTAWDAICSQNNPFTGTLDGQGHTIKNVTINRENSSNQGFFGYINNATIQNLNLENVHITGKADVGGLVGKSTGGKIHQVSVRGYIEGNDHIGGLIGGTVSDSQTLIENCFVHGNIKSNNYQVGGLVGAVSNTLVANSYFAGTVTGPYSGNGNNTGGIYGLLEDGKSGLANVVCAAEKVYGGLPGKLIARASNDNCLLKTLSNTYYNEEMEYPGPRNSDDIKYVYVDNVSQPKSLIELRRRDTYENIGWDFASVWKMNDGFDFPQLKYSEGEDGITNISKDSVYRLIVDNNQLIVKGGQDGNISVFTLNGTNIRQGQLNDGIAYINLPGKGIYVVNIDNIDNVSSYKIINK
- a CDS encoding glycyl-radical enzyme activating protein; the encoded protein is MKNSDDNTYGWITHLQPMSLHDGPGIRTTVFMKGCNLSCKWCHNPETFKIKPQMEWIASKCIGCGTCIDTCKENALEVIGRKIIRDTRKCIVCGKCAKACYTGAHTLIGTRYTPEEIYSSVEKDIPFFRESGGGVTLSGGEPMIQPAFTTALARLLSSKGIHVVLQTNLSLSWHLYEKIFPYIDHVMADLKHIDREKHLYWTGADNNLILENIQRLDKSGISYRLRTPVIPGVNDDEETIIKMSRFAGKMHHAEDYELLPFHPMASYKYDNLGMKYIFASTPRLSDKKLKYLNSIANQYKN
- a CDS encoding LacI family DNA-binding transcriptional regulator, with protein sequence MKRTSLKDIANAVNLSKTTISLILNGKAKENNISDETVNRVLAVSRKMNYSPNSLARSLSMGRSKTIGLIVPYITDSFFARVAQVIERQCSSKGYTLIYCSSEESAEKERSQINALLARQIDGLIIASSCRNGEDIALLKNNNFPLVLIDRYYPAIETSHVTVEDEPGAFRLVSYLIDRGHRRIAMVSVSSELLPIDNRQKGYRRALESAGIEYDERMIFEADNADHEGSVRRSIDAMLSMSEPPDAIFFANHLLAAVGFKVLKSREIAIPSRMAICCFGDSSYLELLEPSITAIPMPFEAIGNEALRILLDQIESPETSCYEQIVLPVTEIIRQST